The Quercus lobata isolate SW786 chromosome 4, ValleyOak3.0 Primary Assembly, whole genome shotgun sequence genome segment AGATTATGCATGAATTAAGCATGTTGAGTTAAAATGCAGATAACAAGAGGTGTCTTGTCTTGGTGGTAATATACAACCATCATTGAACATATTTTGATGCCAAAGAATTTATATGCTTACACTGTTGGCTCTTAGTTTCATTTCATATACTTGTATGTATTAATATTGGACACAAGGAGAAAGGCTTCTCATCAATTTCTTTCAATATAATTTGCACATTGGCCCTTTGACATCAACTAAAATAGTGTATATTCCTTTAAATTTGGACCTAAtatgcttttttgttttgtgttgttgttgttctcaTATTATGGTTTATTTCTTATCAGCACTCAAGATTGTTTCAAGGCTTCTTGGAGCTCTCATAAAGCAGTGCATTTGAAGGCAAAGCTGTCCTCACTTGGGACAGGTACTCCGCATGAACAAAATTCAGACTTACTTAATGAAGATTGGCTATATTGCTTGAAGAAAGGACAGGCTCGAACTCCAAAACTTCCCCATTTTGATTGGACAGGGTATTTCTCAAGGATTATGTCTGCCTCATATTCTACATACCCTTCTGTTTATTCGTCAGGCATTTATGTCTGATAATTCTGATGCTACATTTAAGCTGGATAGggatttttagttttcaacactGCCTTTCCAATTTCCTCGTTCATTTAAtctcctcttcttctcttttagattttttttagggttttttttttttttgggggggggtgcATTATTCGATTATACAAATCTTCAAGGCTGTGATATCAGATAGAGTATTGTCAGCTGGTGATATATGACTGAAGCATCTGTTTGGTTCTAAGTAGTCTTAGATATATGTAAAATTTCCaagatttatttgtaaatattaggACTTATATCTACCAATTACCTGAATAATGGTTACAAAGGAAAGAAATTTAGAAACTTCCACCATTATGTGACATATAGAGAAGATGGAAAAGTCTGCCAGCAGTagattatcaaaattttgaataggCGAAATCAGCTAGCAGCTAATACTTTTTAAGGGCAGTGTTCTTTATTGGAATTTACTGAGCTttatgataataatttttttcctagcTTCTTGCACCtgcttgatttttgttaaaGTATGCTTCACACCATAATTTCTTGTTATTGTCAAAGCATCTTGAAGGTGAAGGACATTAATAAAGTAGCCCTTTACATGGGTGGCGGTTATTGAAAAGATTCTTAATATGGACAATTTGAGGAAGAGAACTATTTGTATTGCAGACTGGTGTTCTACATGCAAAAACAGTGGGGAAATCTACGGATCACTTTCTTCTCCTCTGCTTATGCATAAAGTTTATGGTCcttggtgttttgtttgttcGGCATCACTTGGTGGTGCCTAAGCGAGTGGTGGACTTGCCGGCGTGTTGGAAGGGGTTTTTGGTGGTCATAATTCTGCAGAAGTGCAGATATATGGGGTGCTATCCCACTATGTATTATGTAGACTATTTGGAGAACAGATTTAATGTACTTTTGAAGGGGTAGAACGTTCAATTGTGGAGTTGAAACGGTTTTTCTTGCACTCCTCGTATGATTGGATGACACTTTGAGCagtcattctttttctttacttgaGGAGTTTCTTGACATATATAACTTTAGATGATTTTTGTAGCATCCCTAGTACACTACCTGTTTACATGGGGAGCAagtttctttggtttttttttttttagtatttcattacctatccaaaaaaaaaaaaaaaaaattcatgtctGTGGTCTCTTATTGTGCAGGGAGTTAAGGCCATATGCTATATCTAGAAGACGTGCTGTACCTGCTCATATTGAGCTTCCTGACTGGGCAGCTGATGTGAGTTTTTCGACTCATTTCTTTTTACATGTTGAGTATCATTTTTTACATACATATGCATGTCTTTTTCTTCTCACTAGAGGATTTTTTGTCCACAAATATGGATTCACTCAATATTTTAGATGGACTTTGTCCTTGCTGATTTGATTGTAGTTCAGCAATTGCTGAAGCTGGATTTTGTCTTATCTAGCCAGAGTGCTGTGGGCACTGTCCACACCCACACTCTTTATATTGAGTCAAATGTGGTTTTCATCCAGCTTTTCTTGCCGTTTGACTTGTAGGGTATCCCAAAAACTGAGCCCAATAGTGATCTGCAGCATGTTGTTGAGGTACACTTGTACTTAAACTTTTTAGTGGAATTTAATGTGTAATAAAATTGgaccttttcttttgttttagtttaCATATTAATTCCTCTTTTATAAttgatgtattttgttttgaagaTCAAAACACCGGATCAAattgagagaatgagagagactTGTCGAGTAAGTTCTGTTTGTAATTATCTCTTTTCTtatgacatcatttttttaatgcattccAATATTGCATCATCGTCTCATCCTTGGTCTTCCTTAAAGCATGCATCATTGTTGACAATATACATGTATAGGAGCACTGTGTGCTGCATGCATCCTAGAAGACGAATTTTGCATAATGATTTGAGTCTTcattattgttaaaattttataattttgtttattgctttataCAACAACCAAGTTTGGTTTAGTCCTTTGGGTCGACTATGAATTTTTAACAGATTAGTCAGGGTTGGCAATATATATTCTTTCTaccattctattttatttgaagTCATACTCACtattacttccttaattgacatgtccttTTTTTCCTACTACAaatgttatttttggtcttcatcTACCTTTTTCCACAGCCTTAAATGAGCCTTTTGTTTTTCCTCGTGCAAATTAATCTGTAAGCATACCAAACTAATTGTGTAATGCTCTTTAAAGATCCTATATCAATAacacttttaatattttctaagCAAATAAGGATTCCATTTTACTTCTTGtagttgtctctattttttattatattttgtatactGAACTTGGGCATGTTTGAGCATGATTTGAAACCTTCGCTGGTTTATTAAACCCTGTTCATTCAGatagattctcaattttgttgtttaaaaatcaTCATCCTTAGATTGGAAGGGAAGTTTTGGATGCAGCTGCTCGTGTAATACAGCCTGGTGTGACAACTGATGAGATTGACAGAGTGGTTCATGATGCAACTATTGCGGCTGGTATGAGCTTTTTCATTCTTTAGAATATGTTAgtacttttatttttccattttttaacccttgaatcaaaatttctttttaagcatGCAATATATGATTGATTAGATAATTTTAGCAGTGATATGTCTCTTGAGGGGTACTTTCAGATATGATCTTAAGGgttgtcattatttttgtttaatttaccTTTGATTGTTTTTTGAAGAGTGAAACTGAGTGGGGATTGATTTGTAAAGTCCTCCATCCTATATGACAAGGGTGTGGTGTttctatctttatctttttgtttaattagagattttttttggtggggagGGGGGGTGTTGGGGGATAAATAAGAAAAgctttattagaaaaataaaaatgagaagaaattaTGTAGCGTTCTTTGTACGCAAGCAGTGTACTTGGATTCCTACAAGAGCATCACCTAAAAGAACAAGCatctaaaaacttaaacaaattAGCCCAAGAATGGCTATTCCAAATTGCCACTGACGAAGAACAAATTGAGAAAATGTCTTCCTGTGTTTGTGGTGGGCTTAGGGTTAGGAGAACTTGTGATCTAGATTTAGAATTGTTTAAGAAGGATTATGGGAttgtaaagaagaagaaaaaagaggtttttaatgGTATTTTAGGGGTTGCATACCTGTGAACGGTAAAttggagaaagaaaagaagagaagaaagaaagaaagaaagaagagagccTATATGCTCAAAacactcaattttttattaatcaactcgACATCCTTCAAGTACATTTGAGCACAATATATATAGACTCTTTCTTGTACCAGTAGTATTAGGAATCCTACGAGTACTAGTAGTAAACTAACCTATTTGAATTAAACCAAAGCCCATACACAAATACTTGTAAACTATATAATTAGTGTTGTTATAcctataaaaaacaaaaaaaaattagtgttgTTATAAGCGCAAAGTGCAGAGTGCACAGGCCTTGGGGCTTTTTAGAGCTTTTTTATTAAACGCAAAGCACActtttttgagctttttgtatttttttttaaaaaaaatcctaatttgatttttagccATTGGATCTAAATATGTTTGATATAAGCCAttgatttaatatataaaaattaatagtgTGGTGTGCTACCGTAAACCCAAGCCTacctcttttattattttagatcttttggacCACGACCACACAAACAAACACTCAAGTCAGACAATTATGATGGTCCCTTTCTTAATGAGGATGCTGATTATGTAGATTAGGAATGCATTGCATATTTGCATTGATTTTGTTAGGTAAGGATAACATTACTTAACATTCTAGTACTTTTTAGCCATTGCCTTTTTGGTTCTATACTTCTATTTTGATTCAACGATTTTTTGTAATCATGGCCATTAAATATCAtgtttgcatatattttttaaagcataagagaattatataaatgtaattatataaaatgttttaacgtaatttataattattaattgatcACTTGATTGTTGTATTGAccattaatgattttttttaaaatgtgccCTTCACATTAATCAGGTGCGTGCTTGCACTTTGCGCTTAGGCTCCAGGAGGCATTTGTGCTTAAATGTGGTGCACTCAGCGCTTTTAACAACATTGTATTTAATgcttattaataaaataaaaccaatggCCCATAACTATGGCCCTTACCCAACAATTGTAAAATTACTAGATACCCCTGACTCTAgaataaccaaataaaatataaaaaccttAATTAACTAGGATGGACACTTATTCTTGGGCTTTGCCTTAGCCTTAGGCCTCCTAAGagaatattctttctttaacaaTGCTATGGTTGCACCATCAACCACCCAATCGTACAAGGTGCACAGCAAGAAAAGTGCCCCTTTCATCAAGCCAGCATGTCTACCGCCCTCCCAGGCATGGTCCAATGTAGGCCAAAGAGACAAAACACCAAGGACCAAAGCTGGGAAGTAAACTCACAGTGAAGGAGCAAATGATCCACTAACAACACTTTTCTTGCACAAAATTTTCTACTACAAAGATTATCCATTGTAAAAATTCTACCCTTTGCAGCTGTCCATTTAAAAGAAAGCAACTTTGGGAGGAATGTTTACTCTCAAAACACTCTTCCACGTGAAAGGACATGGGCTGCCTTGAGGAAGACAATTATAATAAGACCACTCAAAAATCTTGTTCTTTGAGGGAAGCCAACCTGTCCTATCAATTCCACCCCCACCAATCTTGCaagaataaataaaagcaaaaaaagaatgCAAAGTCTCCAACTCCCATTTCTGAAAGGGCCTAAGGAATGTGACATCACAAAGCAAATCACCATTGCCCCCTGCATAAGGTCCCTTACTGATGCCTCTTATGAATATGTCTCCATTGGCTTACACTATAAGATTCTTTAATCGTCTAGGACACCCAATTTCCCCAATCATTACCATGCTTGGTGTGAATCACTGTTCTCCAAAAGGACTACTTTTTCATAACATCTCTCCAAAGCCATTTACCAAATAACACCTTATCAAAGAGCATAAGTTCCACACTCCCAAGTCCCAAACCCCCAGATTGCATTGGCTCACACACTGTCTTCCAATCAACCAAAGAAATTTGAACTCATCCCCGAGAGGCTACCCATATAAAATCCCTTTGTAACTTCTCCATATGATTTTCCAAACTAGCAAGAATCAGAAACAGGGATAAAAAATACATAGGCATTCTGAGTGCTCTTAATTAGTGCAACTCACCCACCCTTTGCTAAATAAGTCTTTTCCTACCCTCCTTTCCATCTTCTCCAACAACGGGTGCCAGTTTGCTTTTGGCTTATATGATTATATCTTTGCCCCCAATGGTAACCCCAAATACTTCATGGGCAGAGTAGAAAATTTTCAACCTAATAAAGCAGCCAAGGACTGCACCTTAGCAACCTCCCCTATTGGAACCATCTAAGATCAAATACAGCTTCAAAATGCAGCAATACACACTTAAAATAGCAGAGCTGTTCAGATCTGTTTCGCAGAAAATCAAAGTATCATCTGcaaataaaagatgagaaaCTATTGCAGAAATAGAAAGGAGAACATAGGTGTAAAAATGTTGGCAGAAagtaaataactaaaaaataaaataaaataaaaaagccaaaTGGCCCATAACTATGGCCCTTACCCAACAATTGTAAAATTACTAGATACCCCTGACTCTAgaataaccaaataaaatataaaaaccttAATTAACTAGGATGGACACTTATTCTTGGGCTTTGCCTTAGCCTTAGGCCTCCTAAGagaatattctttctttaacaaTGCTATGGTTGCACCATCAACCACCCAATCGTACAAGGTGCACAGCAAGAAAAGTGCCCCTTTCATCAAGCCAGCATGTCTACCGCCCTCCCAGGCCTGGTCCAATGGGGTCTGCTATGAATCCTCAATAAAGTACTtgtcacatgtattcttttcctccattggATTCTATTTGAAGTCATACTCTttgttacttccttaattgatatgtccttttttattacttttatatttgGTCTTcctcaaaccttttttttttttttttttttctcgctcTCTTAACTTGGTTCAACTCACTCTTTAAGtttgaatttgtaaaaacatGTGTGCATGTAATTTGCGGACCAAACTTGATTCAGCTGCAGGGCTTATATTGGCATTATGCTAACCTGGATTTGATCAGCTTTTGATTGGTTTTACTTTCTTATTTGACCTTTTAATTGTAGTAAATCAGAAAAGTGTTCATTCACTGTTTCCTGGTCTGACCAGCATGTTGGTCTGATGTCCATTTCTGGTTACTGTGATTTTTATGGGGGCAATGACACATGCTTGTATCCATCATTAGATTGAATTGGATGATATGTCAATATCTTTGATAtgtcaattctttgtttcttGACCGTTGTTCTTTTGTTTCCTGATTTGTGCCCCCATAGCACATCCCCAGTGTACTCGGTTTGgcaatctttttattattaataatattcttacgttatttatccaaaaaagaaaaaactgctGCCTGCTTTTTGCCCTCTTGTAAGATGGCTAATGCTTCTACTAATCTTGTGAGTTTTCATCACTGTATTAAATGCTGGAGTCCAAATTGGTTTTGTGAGTTCATTCTTCAATTGCGTCATTAGAACCACTCATGTAGACtactaaaattttttgggtGATAGTTTGTCCGAATGCTTTGATTACTAGGGTTATAATTAAGACTGTCATGCACAGTGGCATGTTGTTTCTTGTTTGTAACTGTTGGGCTATGTGTGTGGTAATCTAGTGAGACATGTAATTGGACTCATGGTGATCTGGCAACTTTTTTACGTGCCTTTGAGGGTAATTGTCTTTGTGTAGTTTTTTGAAGTTCTAGATATGGcaatgtgaattttttttacatataattaGTAAATGGTCTGCTAaattattcttgaaattttactttACTGCAGGAGGATATCCTTCTCCTCTCAATTATCATTTCTTCCCAAAGTCTTGCTGCACGTAGGTATTTCTTTGTGTACTCTCTTATGAAGATTCTTGGGATTCTATGGTACTGATTGAGGAAATCTACTTCAATTTGTCTATTTGTTGCAGGTCAGTTAATGAAGTAATTTGCCATGGAATTCCAGATGCAAGGTATGTGTGTATCAATCAGgtcaaattagtattttttagtcCTGAGTGAATTCCTATGCTTTTTCGTGTCTCACTTCTTTGACTCTCTCTgcaatcaatttttttgaaacaataaaCATCTAATGATCTTGTAATTTTACCAAAGTATGTTAAAGTTTTGGGTTATGTtgtaattattctttttttatggcTCATTGGTTAATTTCTTAGCAGACTGACATGTATTGCTTTTAGTTACAAGTGAGTACTTAGGATTTCATGTTGGGAAAAATGCCAAGAGACctcctaaactttaaaatagTGGACAGAACACCtcctaaacttttattttggccaatttTCTCCTTGAACTATACAAGCCTGCCAAATAAAGGCATCCATTAGTCTATCTGTTAAGTGACTAACGGAGCTCACGTGCAcatcatttattaaaaaaaaaaaattccaaaccgATTGAGAGATCCCAACAATGGCGACTCGTTTGAAGAGGAATAGGAAGAAGCACGGACTTGTCGCATCATCTTCAATGCTGAGTCCACCTACCTTGGCAATATAACCATCTTTGTAACTACTGGCTTCTTCATTTAAATCGAAAGATAAGCACATTTGTGAAGACACTATATAGATGTGTTTTCAACATGTTCATCACTTCTGTCACTCTTTTCTTCATCATAATTcataagcttctaatccttctGTCATGGCTacttcaaaattatttatatcaCTTCCCAGAATTGagtttctttttcaattgttctattgatgaaagaaaagagagtttcAAATGATGTAAACTTGTTTGATGCCATAAATAGTGAGCACCAGACATGGCTGTATTGACAAGCACAGGAAGCATCGAGGAGGTTGCGGAATTGCCAGAGGTATGCACCACCATCGGATCATGTTCGACAAGTACCATCCTGGGTTTTGGCAAAGTCTCAAAGCCCAAACTAAAGCTTCTTTATGCaacttctctctctaaacccacAGATCAGCCTCTCTCTCGAACTCAAAGATCAGCCACCATGGCTGACTCAAGACCGCTACCACCACTGCCGGCTGTGGCTCCTAAGACCAAGCCATCTCTCTTCTCTAGCTTCTCTCCAgcaatttctttctctttcaattttccCTCTCTAGCCAATCTGTAGCCTCCATAGCTAAAAACTCTCAAGCTCTAGCCTCTCAGAAGTTAAAACTAATCCCAAATCTAATCTCCAcatctcaaactctctctccctctcttaaaattaatccatggatttttttttctttgatgtaaATGAAACGCACGTGTGTGTTGTGTTCTGTTAGTCACTTAACAGAAAGACTAACGGATGGCTTTATTTGGCAGGTTTGTATAGTTCAAGGAGCAAATTGGCCAAACTAAAAGTTTAGGGGGTGTTCTGGCCACTGCCTCAAAGTTTAGGGGGTCTCTTGGCATTTTTTCCTTTCATGTCTGGATATTTGTGGCATAAGTCATGccatatttttgttatatatagaGTGATTCTAAGTGGGTAGCAGAACTGTGCTTTTGTGTATACTTTCCTTTTGTGAGCTTTTGTAGTCGGCTTTGTATTTCTCATTGTCTAAGTGTATTCTAAAGAAAACTTTCCTAAGCAGATTCTGTTTTATTTCCTACAGGAAATTAGAGGATGGTGATATTGTAAATGTTGATGTAACTGTGTACTATAAAGGTGTCCATGGTACGAAACATTATACCCCTTTgaaattaattcaaatattgCCAAAGCAGCTCTGTATTTGACCGATTGGTGACTCATTATGCAGGTGATCTCAATGAAACgtattttgtgggtaatgttGATGAAGAGTCTCGACGGCTGGTTCAATGTACTTATGAAAGCTTGGAGAAAGCAATAGCTATCGGTATGTGTTGGATATTTTAATTAAGTAATACatgaactctctctctctctctctctctctctggttaAGTGTTTTGGCTGGGACCTAGTAGAAACACTGGTACTTAGAAGAGGTGTCAGTGTTTCTATTATTCAAGTGTAAACTTGAAGCCAACTTCAGTAAAGATTAAAGATTGATGTCTGATAGGATTATGCTGATGGCCTGTTTTGTGTGCTTGTCAACCTTGATAAATTTAGCAAATCTTGGAATTAAAACTGCATTATGCTACAGTTTTTAGAGACTGATTAAGTCTTGTACATGAACTACAAGGGTCATTTATCTGACCAAGtctccagatttttttttttttttgatgattagTGGGGTTCGTTGGATTGTTCATCCATTATAGAGTTCCTAGTTTCTATTAGACTAGccatttgatttttgtacttcTGTTTTCATTGTTCCTTTTTGTTCATCATTGTAAACTTgaagattttattattttttattaataaaactgCACTaattacctatatatatataaaaggaactTAGTGTAAAAGTGATATACTAATTGaagaaaaatcatgaaaaagTAGAACTATCATTAATGTAAGTAAAGATAGAGAGGACTGAGCTGATGAAGCAGGCCGCCATATACAAAGTATGCTGCAAGAGCAGCTTCAGATCCGTTGGAGAATGTTCAACCTCCTCAAGTGCTCTTCGATTGCACTCCCTCCTCACCAACCAAAATAAACACAATGGCACTGCACTCCAAATCGTGTCATATCCTGTCCCAACATAACTTCCTCTTTAGCTGGCTAGGACTGCAATGAGATTAGATGGCATAACCTATTGGGCTCCAAAAAGACAGAAAAATCAAAGATCATAGCTCACTAGCACAAGCACAGTGAAGGATCTAATGATCCACTCTCCCCAACTTtcttacacatatagcaccaatcATTAACACAAACCTTATGGAGTGGAGATCTATGACGCATGGACGCGGCAAAATGGGCGCCGCACCCGCATCCGACACAGCGACGCCCAAGCGATGCCGCTGCCCACGCGTCGGTGCCGTGTctgagttatttatttattattatttatttattttttttacacggATTCCCGCCTCATATTGGCCAAATCGGATCGTATCGACCAGCGGCCAAAATTGACCGAAACAGGCTGAAATCAGCCTTGAATCATGCTGGAACAGCCAAAAATCGGCTTTGAACGAGGcccaaacatcct includes the following:
- the LOC115987008 gene encoding methionine aminopeptidase 1A-like isoform X1; protein product: MSGGSDVADTTSLSCARCGKPARLQCPKCVELKLPREGAAFCTQDCFKASWSSHKAVHLKAKLSSLGTGTPHEQNSDLLNEDWLYCLKKGQARTPKLPHFDWTGELRPYAISRRRAVPAHIELPDWAADGIPKTEPNSDLQHVVEIKTPDQIERMRETCRIGREVLDAAARVIQPGVTTDEIDRVVHDATIAAGGYPSPLNYHFFPKSCCTSVNEVICHGIPDARKLEDGDIVNVDVTVYYKGVHGDLNETYFVGNVDEESRRLVQCTYESLEKAIAIVKPGVRFREIGEVINRHTTMSGFSVVKSYCGHGIGELFHCAPNIPHYGRNKAVGVMKAGQTFTIEPMINAGVWRDRMWPDGWTAVTADGKRSAQFEHTLLVTQTGVEVLTGRLPSSPNVFPWLNA
- the LOC115987008 gene encoding methionine aminopeptidase 1A-like isoform X2, which codes for MSGGSDVADTTSLSCARCGKPARLQCPKCVELKLPREGAAFCTQDCFKASWSSHKAVHLKAKLSSLGTGTPHEQNSDLLNEDWLYCLKKGQARTPKLPHFDWTGELRPYAISRRRAVPAHIELPDWAADGIPKTEPNSDLQHVVEIKTPDQIERMRETCRIGREVLDAAARVIQPGVTTDEIDRVVHDATIAAGGYPSPLNYHFFPKSCCTSVNEVICHGIPDARKLEDGDIVNVDVTVYYKGVHGDLNETYFVGNVDEESRRLVQCTYESLEKAIAIVKPGVRFREIGEVINRHTTMSGFSVVKSYCGHGIGELFHCAPNIPHYGSILNYFLLKEEIKQLV